The following nucleotide sequence is from bacterium.
AGAGGTCGCATTCACGCTCGCCAACGGGCTGGCCTATGTCACGGCCGCGATCGACCGGGGTCTGGACATCGATTCGTTCGCACCCAGAGTGTCTTTCTTTTTCAACGCCCACAACCATTTCTTGGAAGAGGTCGCCAAGTTCCGCGCCGCTCGACAGCTCTGGGCCCGACTCATCCGCGACCGCTTCGCGCCGAAGAATCCTCGATCATGCTGGCTGCGCTTTCATGTCCAGACCGCCGGGTCGACGCTGACCGCCCAGCAACCCGATAACAACGTGGTCAGGGTCGCCCTGCAGGCGCTGGCTGCCATCTGTGGGGGCGCCCAGTCCCTGCATACCAACTCGCGCGACGAAGCCCTTGGACTTCCCACTGAGGACGCTGCTCGACTGGCGCTCCGTACGCAACAGGTCCTGGCACTCGAGTCCGGCATCGTCGATGTGGCGGATCCGCTCGGTGGAGCCCATTCAATCGAGGCCTTGACCGAGGAGATCTCAACCCGAGCCCTTCGCTATATCGAAGCGATCGAGGAGATGGGTGGCGCCGCGGCGGGACTCGAGCGGGGCTTTCAACAACGAGAGATCGCCGAGGCCGCCTATGCCACCCAGATCGCCATCGAGAACGGGTGCGACAAAGTCGTAGGAATCAACGCCCACGTCGAAGAGGCCTCTGGCGGCATCGAGGTGCTGAGCGTCGACTCCGCTGCGGAACGCGCGCAGGTGGAGCGGCTCCACGCACTGCGCGACCGGCGGAACGCCGGGGCCGCGGCCGCGGCTCGAGATTCCCTCGCTGCAGCTGCGCGCGAGGGCCACAATCTCATGCCGCCGATTCTGGGATGTGTGCGGGCTGAGGTGACCGTTGGCGAGATCACCGACACACTTCGCGCTATCCACGGCGAGCACGAAGAGACGAGCTTCGACTAGTCGAGCTCCTTCTCGGGAGCCAACTCGGCAGCCGGCTCGGGCGCCGGCTCGAGAGCTTCGAGCTTCGCGAACAGCTCTTCGGTCGACTCCGGAGCGAGCCGAATCAAGGTCGCGCGGCGGTCCCGCTCGGCCAGGAATCCGTCACCGTCCGCCCAGAGGCGCAGAGACTCCGTCCACCCTTCCGACTCCAGTTCTATCTCCATCTCGGCCAGCTCGCCGGTGCTGCCCGGCGTAAGATCGACCGGCACGCCCTTCGCCCCCGCAACCGCATACAAGAAGGCACTGACGTTCGAGTATTCGACTTCGACGTCGTCCGACAGCCACTCCCCTTCGCGACGCTCGAAACGACGCTCGTCACCGTTGTGCACGACTCGAAACGCCTCGACCTCGAACGCGCCACGGTCGGACCAGCTCCCCGATTGCCACTCCTCCGGCCGCCGCGCGAGCAGCGAAGCCAGATCGGTGTCGGCCCTGAACAGCTGCCCGTCGACTCGGACGGCGGCGAGCTCCTCCGCGGCCGCCGACGCCGCGATCTCGACCAGCATCGGAGCGGCCGCATCCGTAAGCGTCAGCCGGACCGCTGAAGGCTCGGCGCCGAGATCGGCATCCGGGTCGTCGACGAACTCCTCGATCTCGAGGTCCACCAGCGCCGTCAGAAGGCTTGCCACTTTGTCCTCGTCGGCTACATCGTGCTTAGGTGCGACCAGGCGGAACCCACCTTCAACGCGTTCCAGAGCGACACCCGTGGGCGGGTTCAGGACTTCGATCCTCTCGATCCGCGAGCGGTCGATCGGGATCGCGTCCCGACTGCGCCATTCGTTCGGTTCCCGAACGACGTCGTCGACCAGGCTGCCCGAGACGACATAAAACGGCGGGCCGTTGCCAACCTCTACGATGGTGTTCGACGACGCCGGGATCTCGCTGCCGAATCTGAGAACAAGATCTTCCGACCCGGTCTCGATCTTGATCTCGCCCCGGGGCCGATCGAGGCCGAGCTCATCTCTCGACGCATCTTCCAACGTGCGCTCCTTCTCCAGATCCCGGACCCGCTCCAGAAGGCGTCTCACTTCGTCGGAATCGCCCCGAGCGGCTCGGGGCTCGGTCAGCGCCCACTCCCCCAGCTCGTCGCCAGAGCTGTAGCCGTCACCGGCGTCTCCGGCATCGCCGGCCTTGCCGGACGCCAACACACGCTCGAGCCGGATCTGCCGCCCGCCGGCTTCGAGCTCGATTCCCCGGACCGACTCGAGATCCAACCGGACCAGCTTCTTGCCCTGTTCGACGCGCTCCTCTGTGGACGGCAAATCGCGCTCGAAAAACCAGATGAAGCTACCGAGACCGATAACCAGCACGAAGAGAACGAGCAGGGTGCGGGGGCGCAATCGTTACCTCCTTCGGCGGGAGTACACGGCTGCGCCGGCCACCAGGGCCAATCCGGGCAGAACCAGAAACACCAGCAGCCCGACCGAGCGCAGCTCGTCTCCGCTGAGGCTGAGACGAACCTGTTCGGGCTTCTTGGGCGGAATCGCGATCAGGTTCTCTCGCTCGACCAACCAGTTCACCGTGTTGGCGGCGAGCTCGGCGTTGCCGACGTTTCGGAGCTGCCCGTTGGTGACGAAGTCGGCGTCGCCGAATACGACCAATCGACTCGAAGCCTCTGCGTCGTCCGCCGTTGGCTCGGCCGTTGCCGGGTCACCCTCGCCGTCGGACGCTTCCTCGGCCACCTCGTTCGAACCAGGGGTCGCGGCCACTTCGTCGTCACTCGTGTCGCCCAGGTCGATCGCCACCGCCACCGGCACCGGGCCCGCGACATCGTCATCCCCTTTCTCGATCGCTTCCAGATTCTCGAGATCGCTCTCACCCCAACCGGCCGGGCTCGTTTCCAGCAACACGCTGGCGCCGAGCTCGTCCGGTTCTCCAGCCAGGAGAAGCGACTGGGCCAGGGGCACGATGACCGGCACGTCGGCCTGACGCAACGGCCTGGTCACGGGATGCTCCCCGAACTCGCTCACGAAGAAGGTCTCGGCGCCGAAAAACGGGATCGGATTCCGCGGATCGATGACAATGTCGGCACCGAGTCCCACGCCATAGTCCGAGAGCAGTGCCTCGAGCCCCGTCGAAGCAACCGCTCCCGAGGCGCTGATCATCGGGTCGAGCAGCGCCAGAAGCCGGCCCCCGCCCGCCACGAACTCCGCAATCGCCTCGACCTCGGGCGCCACGAATCCTACTGTCGGACCTGCGATGACCACCGCGTCCGTTCCCGCCGGAACTTTCGGCTCGCTCAAGGGCGCCCACTCTTCCAGATCGAAGTTGTCCCGGCCCAGTAGCGCCTCGAGCTCGGTCAGCCCGCGGGCCGAGGGATCGTCCAGCCGAAGCTCGCCGTGTCCGGTGGTAAACACGATCTTCGGTTTCCGGCTTTCCGCGAGGTCGACGATGGCGCCGGTGAAGACCTGCTCGCCCTTGAATCCAGTTAGCTCGGGGCCCAGCCCGGCCTGAAGACCCGAGTAGTCATAGTCGGCGAGATCCGCGCTCTCGACGACCCGGCGGTCATCTCCACCATCCAGGACGATCACGTCGAGATGACTGAGCTCGAACCTGTTGACCAGGGCCTGTGCCTCGGCCAGGTTCTTCTCCGGATCGACCACGCGCAGGCTGAAGTTCTCGGACGCCGCCGCGTAGCGCGTCAGGAGCTCGTGGACCTTGTCGAACAGCGGCTCACCCGGGCTCATGAAAACCACGGCCTCGATCGGCTTGTCGAGGGCACTCACGACATTCCGGCTCTTCTCCGAAAGCGTGTAGATCTTTGAAGACGTCCAGTCGAAGCGCTTGTAGTACTTCCAGGAGAGGTAGTTGACCATGACGACCAAAGCCAGAACCAGGAGGACGCCCGCGCTGAACGTGGACGACTCTAGCCAGCGGTTTCGTTTTTCAGTCATCGTCACTTCACCTCCACTTCCTGACGGCAAGGGTTCGCGTCGCGAGGAAAAGAAACGTCGCGGTCGCCGACAGGTAGTACACGAGCCGCCGCGAATCGACTATGCCCTTGGCGAAATCGTCCATGTGCTGCCACAGGTTCAAGTAGCCAAAGGCCTGCTTCGCGAGCTCGTTGTTGACCAGATTCTCGAGCAGACCGAACGTGAACATCGGTACCAGGATGACGAAGGTAAGCAGAGCCGCA
It contains:
- a CDS encoding methylmalonyl-CoA mutase, producing MSDAHEKDEGIRQTSSGIELPSFYGSADGAPSSSDEPAPPGEFPYTRGLYSEMYRKRLWTMRQYAGYADAEESNRRYHFLLAQGITGLSVAFDLPTQIGYDSDHTLARGEVGKVGVAIDSIEDMRRLLHRIPLDEVTTSMTINSTASILLALYLAVAEEQGVAWERVGGTVQNDILKEYAARGTYVFPPKPSIALVTDIIEFCANEVPRWNPVSVSGYHMREAGSTAVQEVAFTLANGLAYVTAAIDRGLDIDSFAPRVSFFFNAHNHFLEEVAKFRAARQLWARLIRDRFAPKNPRSCWLRFHVQTAGSTLTAQQPDNNVVRVALQALAAICGGAQSLHTNSRDEALGLPTEDAARLALRTQQVLALESGIVDVADPLGGAHSIEALTEEISTRALRYIEAIEEMGGAAAGLERGFQQREIAEAAYATQIAIENGCDKVVGINAHVEEASGGIEVLSVDSAAERAQVERLHALRDRRNAGAAAAARDSLAAAAREGHNLMPPILGCVRAEVTVGEITDTLRAIHGEHEETSFD
- a CDS encoding DUF4340 domain-containing protein, translating into MRPRTLLVLFVLVIGLGSFIWFFERDLPSTEERVEQGKKLVRLDLESVRGIELEAGGRQIRLERVLASGKAGDAGDAGDGYSSGDELGEWALTEPRAARGDSDEVRRLLERVRDLEKERTLEDASRDELGLDRPRGEIKIETGSEDLVLRFGSEIPASSNTIVEVGNGPPFYVVSGSLVDDVVREPNEWRSRDAIPIDRSRIERIEVLNPPTGVALERVEGGFRLVAPKHDVADEDKVASLLTALVDLEIEEFVDDPDADLGAEPSAVRLTLTDAAAPMLVEIAASAAAEELAAVRVDGQLFRADTDLASLLARRPEEWQSGSWSDRGAFEVEAFRVVHNGDERRFERREGEWLSDDVEVEYSNVSAFLYAVAGAKGVPVDLTPGSTGELAEMEIELESEGWTESLRLWADGDGFLAERDRRATLIRLAPESTEELFAKLEALEPAPEPAAELAPEKELD
- a CDS encoding GldG family protein, with product MTEKRNRWLESSTFSAGVLLVLALVVMVNYLSWKYYKRFDWTSSKIYTLSEKSRNVVSALDKPIEAVVFMSPGEPLFDKVHELLTRYAAASENFSLRVVDPEKNLAEAQALVNRFELSHLDVIVLDGGDDRRVVESADLADYDYSGLQAGLGPELTGFKGEQVFTGAIVDLAESRKPKIVFTTGHGELRLDDPSARGLTELEALLGRDNFDLEEWAPLSEPKVPAGTDAVVIAGPTVGFVAPEVEAIAEFVAGGGRLLALLDPMISASGAVASTGLEALLSDYGVGLGADIVIDPRNPIPFFGAETFFVSEFGEHPVTRPLRQADVPVIVPLAQSLLLAGEPDELGASVLLETSPAGWGESDLENLEAIEKGDDDVAGPVPVAVAIDLGDTSDDEVAATPGSNEVAEEASDGEGDPATAEPTADDAEASSRLVVFGDADFVTNGQLRNVGNAELAANTVNWLVERENLIAIPPKKPEQVRLSLSGDELRSVGLLVFLVLPGLALVAGAAVYSRRRR